In Shouchella patagoniensis, the following are encoded in one genomic region:
- a CDS encoding Mrp/NBP35 family ATP-binding protein, translated as MITDQEIMEALKRVKDRDLDKSIVDTGGVRELKNKDGNISLKVALAKTGTPEQMQVQQEIVNVLKSEGANSVGLRFDSLTDEELEALGGAKEEEFKGPQLLAPTSKTTFITVASGKGGVGKSTVSVNTAVSLARLGKKVGIIDADIYGFSVPDMMGIAERPKVVNKRIYPVERFGVKVISMGFFVEDNAPVIWRGPMLGKMINQFFSECEWGELDYLILDLPPGTGDVALDLHSMLPESKELIVTTPHATAAFVAARAGAMAIKTHHEMLGVVENMAYFQSKATGEKEYVFGTGGGNRLAEELKTDLLAQIPLGQPDIDETDFAPSVYAEEHPIGEQYRELAEAIVFKTEKA; from the coding sequence AAGATGGAAACATTAGTTTAAAAGTTGCTCTTGCAAAAACAGGGACGCCAGAGCAGATGCAAGTGCAACAGGAGATTGTGAACGTGTTAAAAAGTGAAGGTGCAAATTCGGTCGGATTGCGATTTGACTCGTTAACTGATGAAGAATTAGAAGCTCTTGGAGGCGCGAAAGAAGAAGAGTTTAAAGGCCCACAATTGCTTGCACCAACGAGCAAGACAACATTTATTACAGTCGCTAGTGGGAAAGGCGGCGTAGGAAAATCGACTGTTTCTGTCAATACTGCTGTGTCACTCGCTCGTCTTGGTAAAAAAGTTGGTATCATTGACGCTGATATTTATGGTTTTAGTGTGCCGGATATGATGGGCATTGCAGAGCGGCCTAAAGTAGTAAATAAACGTATTTATCCAGTTGAACGTTTTGGTGTGAAAGTTATTTCAATGGGCTTTTTTGTGGAAGATAATGCACCGGTTATTTGGCGTGGACCAATGCTTGGGAAAATGATTAACCAGTTCTTCTCCGAATGTGAGTGGGGCGAGCTTGATTACTTAATCTTGGACTTGCCTCCTGGTACTGGAGATGTAGCGCTTGATCTCCATTCGATGTTGCCTGAATCGAAAGAGTTAATTGTTACGACTCCGCATGCGACCGCAGCGTTTGTAGCAGCAAGAGCAGGAGCAATGGCAATTAAAACACACCATGAAATGCTGGGTGTTGTTGAGAATATGGCATATTTCCAAAGCAAAGCAACGGGTGAAAAAGAATATGTCTTTGGCACTGGTGGGGGAAATAGGTTAGCGGAAGAATTAAAAACAGATTTGCTAGCTCAAATTCCACTAGGACAACCTGATATAGACGAGACTGATTTTGCACCGTCCGTTTATGCAGAAGAGCATCCGATTGGTGAACAGTATCGGGAGCTAGCAGAAGCGATCGTGTTTAAAACAGAAAAAGCATAG
- a CDS encoding KinB-signaling pathway activation protein, protein MNSRKVVFIFWSTLLLGSISGGIVGLFLNLDQFIGDGTANFVLGLLWMLGISAAFTMVAQMGFFAYLFLHRFGLGLSRTHTLWNRIQWVLIVFVYFDLVYFRYIAFAEGESCWGYFILPTLLLIYAVLIASIKAKETNKGAFVPALFFMFVITTIEWIPAITANETHWLIFYITPLLVANTWQLLLLHRLIEKP, encoded by the coding sequence GTGAACAGCAGGAAAGTCGTTTTTATTTTCTGGTCCACCTTGCTTTTAGGGAGTATAAGCGGGGGGATTGTTGGGCTCTTTTTGAATCTTGATCAATTTATTGGGGATGGTACTGCAAACTTTGTTCTCGGCCTTTTATGGATGTTAGGCATTAGCGCCGCATTTACGATGGTGGCGCAAATGGGTTTCTTTGCATATCTATTTCTCCATCGATTTGGTCTTGGCTTGTCACGCACTCACACTTTATGGAACCGCATCCAATGGGTTTTAATTGTGTTTGTTTATTTTGATTTAGTTTATTTTCGGTATATAGCATTCGCCGAAGGAGAGTCTTGCTGGGGCTATTTTATCTTGCCGACGCTTCTTCTTATTTACGCAGTCCTCATTGCTTCTATTAAGGCAAAAGAAACAAACAAAGGTGCATTTGTGCCAGCTTTGTTTTTTATGTTCGTTATTACAACGATTGAATGGATTCCAGCAATTACTGCTAATGAAACGCACTGGCTTATTTTCTATATAACGCCACTTCTTGTTGCGAACACGTGGCAACTCCTGTTATTGCATAGGTTAATTGAAAAACCATAA
- the gerD gene encoding spore germination lipoprotein GerD gives MRKRKQLYLVIPLIGMLALSGCAQTEAQQNTDYEGTKKMVIDLLKTDEGKKAFHELIAEEDMREELVMDSAFVKKTIQDTLTSDEGKAFWQEVMRDPDFTKTFAESMQEENEKILKSLMKDPAYQQMMMDILKDPQMGEHALELMKSKEYREQTMAIMSESMESPYFAAKMAELMSKAIEDQGKQKEENEDN, from the coding sequence GTGAGAAAACGAAAGCAATTATATTTAGTGATCCCATTAATCGGCATGCTTGCGCTATCAGGATGTGCACAAACCGAAGCGCAACAAAATACGGATTATGAAGGAACCAAAAAAATGGTTATTGATTTATTGAAGACAGATGAAGGCAAAAAAGCGTTTCATGAGTTAATCGCTGAAGAAGATATGCGCGAGGAACTTGTGATGGATAGTGCATTCGTAAAAAAAACCATCCAAGATACATTAACATCCGATGAAGGAAAAGCATTTTGGCAAGAAGTCATGCGTGATCCTGACTTCACAAAAACGTTTGCTGAAAGCATGCAAGAAGAGAATGAGAAGATTTTAAAATCATTAATGAAAGATCCAGCGTACCAACAAATGATGATGGACATTTTAAAAGACCCACAAATGGGCGAACACGCTTTAGAACTTATGAAATCAAAAGAATATCGAGAACAGACCATGGCTATTATGAGCGAGTCAATGGAAAGTCCTTATTTCGCAGCTAAAATGGCAGAATTAATGTCAAAAGCCATTGAAGACCAAGGAAAACAAAAAGAAGAAAATGAAGATAATTAA
- the pdaB gene encoding polysaccharide deacetylase family sporulation protein PdaB, producing the protein MTGIWVFNLSKWKPFIFICVASLFVASWLFVQRDNMSVFSTSDGPQAFYRAETSADNIALTFNISWGEQNVTPTLQVLQDHEVRNATFFLSASWAEKYPDLVKEIVDAGYTIGSHGYRYKNYSTWSDDQVVQDMRRSKQVLQELTGETPTLLRPPNGAFTAKTLDLAQNQHLDIIHWSVNSFDYENPGAEKIVDNVLANTTGGDVLMFHASDSVKQTNTALPTILKTLKERNYTFTSLEELMSSAHSNSEEVN; encoded by the coding sequence ATGACAGGAATTTGGGTATTTAACTTAAGTAAATGGAAGCCATTTATCTTTATCTGTGTTGCCTCTCTCTTTGTTGCCAGTTGGTTGTTTGTTCAGCGCGACAATATGTCAGTCTTCTCTACTTCAGATGGACCTCAAGCATTTTATCGCGCAGAAACAAGTGCCGACAACATCGCTCTTACATTTAATATTAGCTGGGGCGAACAAAATGTTACCCCAACATTACAAGTGTTGCAAGATCATGAAGTAAGAAATGCGACTTTCTTTCTGTCGGCTTCTTGGGCAGAGAAGTATCCTGATTTAGTCAAAGAAATCGTTGATGCCGGTTATACAATTGGTAGTCATGGGTATCGCTATAAGAATTATTCTACCTGGTCTGATGACCAAGTCGTACAAGATATGCGTAGAAGCAAACAAGTTTTGCAAGAATTAACTGGTGAAACGCCAACTTTGTTGCGTCCTCCAAATGGAGCATTTACTGCCAAGACTCTTGATTTGGCACAGAATCAACATCTCGATATTATCCATTGGAGTGTCAATTCCTTTGATTACGAGAACCCCGGGGCCGAAAAAATAGTCGATAATGTTCTTGCAAACACAACCGGGGGTGATGTTCTTATGTTTCATGCTTCCGATTCAGTTAAACAGACAAACACCGCTTTACCCACCATTTTAAAAACATTAAAAGAACGTAATTACACGTTCACTTCTCTTGAAGAGTTAATGAGTAGTGCCCATTCGAATAGCGAAGAAGTAAATTAA